In Dyadobacter sp. NIV53, a single window of DNA contains:
- a CDS encoding TonB-dependent receptor — protein MKRILIISTCMLLSCFSFAQTGKLKGLVMDNAKNSLAGVNILIKNTNTGAQTNDAGFFEISNINDGSYTLSISSVGFKTKELPFTISQNEVDVKTITLYEGDEILREVIIEGERDNKFSRNKTAYVSKLPLKDFENTQVYSTITNYLLQTQIVTNFDDALKNATGVDNLWTSTGRGGDGAGYFSLRGFSVQPKLVNGLPGLTNGTINAANIERIEVLKGPSATLFGNAVSSYGGLINVVTKKPFAGTGGELSFTTGSFGLNQITGDFNTALSKEKNLYFRLNTSYSTERSFQDAGLRKSFFVAPSLSYKVNNNLSFSFYGEITQAEQTNPMFLFLNRSAPQHSKNIKDLGYNYKLSFTSNDLTLQNPTQNYRVEMDYKLSDAWQSQTLISKSATSTKGYYTYLYDYGILENDTFSRFLNKQNEYTGTSDIQQNFIGDFKVGTLRNRVVIGLDYFSAISTSNGTGYAFYGNVTPQGGTSGDNPFTPAVETTAYPLSTAGVDAVLATQAVSNAKSKYNIYSAYASDVLNLTNNLSLMVGLRLDHFDNVGSVTTSEDDYNQTTLSPKFGILYQPVPDKVSLFANYQNGFTNVAPSLVGNPEDGPQTIKTFRPEQANQLEFGIKTNIIKNKLNATISYYDIKVKDQVMTDPSSPFNKIQGGEVYSKGFELELNANPVKGLNIRAGYSNNNSKLTKTDNLEVLNKRPLEAGSKTLYNFWANYEVPGGKLEGFGLGLGCNGASERFAINYASTGEFLLPAYTVANGSLFFQGENYRIGVKINNAFNKEYYKGWSTIAPQTPRALLANITYNF, from the coding sequence ATGAAACGAATTTTAATTATCTCAACGTGCATGCTTCTATCCTGCTTTTCTTTTGCTCAAACAGGCAAACTGAAAGGGCTGGTAATGGACAATGCGAAAAATAGCCTGGCAGGTGTAAATATTCTAATCAAAAACACCAATACAGGAGCCCAGACCAACGATGCCGGATTCTTCGAAATATCCAATATCAACGATGGCAGTTACACTTTGTCAATTTCCTCTGTTGGTTTTAAAACGAAAGAATTACCGTTTACAATTTCTCAAAACGAGGTGGATGTTAAAACGATCACCTTATACGAGGGTGATGAAATATTACGCGAAGTAATCATTGAAGGAGAAAGGGACAACAAATTTTCCCGAAACAAAACTGCCTATGTTTCCAAATTGCCTTTAAAAGATTTTGAAAATACGCAGGTTTACAGCACCATTACCAATTATTTATTACAGACCCAGATTGTAACGAATTTTGATGATGCGCTTAAAAATGCAACCGGCGTCGACAATCTCTGGACTTCCACCGGAAGAGGTGGAGATGGTGCCGGATATTTCTCACTACGCGGATTTTCTGTTCAGCCAAAACTTGTAAATGGCTTACCCGGGCTCACCAACGGTACCATCAATGCAGCCAACATCGAACGCATTGAAGTATTGAAAGGACCTTCGGCAACATTATTTGGAAATGCGGTGAGTTCATACGGCGGACTGATTAATGTGGTGACCAAAAAACCTTTTGCAGGGACAGGCGGAGAGCTTTCATTTACGACCGGCTCTTTTGGTTTGAACCAGATCACGGGTGATTTCAATACTGCATTAAGTAAGGAAAAGAATTTATATTTCAGGTTAAATACATCTTACTCGACCGAAAGAAGTTTTCAGGATGCAGGTTTAAGAAAATCATTTTTCGTAGCACCTTCACTTTCATACAAAGTGAATAATAACCTGTCGTTCTCTTTTTACGGAGAGATCACACAGGCTGAACAAACCAATCCGATGTTCCTGTTCCTGAACAGAAGCGCACCCCAGCATTCTAAAAACATCAAAGATTTAGGATACAACTACAAACTTTCTTTTACAAGCAATGACTTAACCCTGCAGAACCCAACACAAAATTACAGGGTTGAAATGGATTACAAATTGTCTGATGCGTGGCAGTCACAAACGCTGATCTCAAAAAGTGCAACATCTACCAAAGGCTATTATACTTATTTGTATGACTACGGTATTTTAGAGAACGATACGTTTTCCCGTTTTTTGAACAAACAAAATGAATACACCGGCACTTCCGATATCCAGCAGAATTTTATTGGTGATTTCAAAGTAGGTACATTGAGAAACCGGGTAGTTATTGGTCTCGATTATTTTTCAGCCATTTCAACAAGTAACGGTACCGGTTATGCATTTTATGGAAATGTAACACCTCAGGGTGGTACCAGCGGCGACAATCCTTTTACACCTGCTGTCGAAACTACAGCATATCCGCTTTCCACAGCCGGAGTTGATGCTGTACTGGCAACGCAGGCAGTTTCAAATGCCAAATCGAAATACAATATTTACAGCGCTTATGCTTCGGACGTGCTGAATTTGACGAATAATTTATCCTTAATGGTTGGGCTTCGCCTGGATCATTTTGACAATGTTGGAAGTGTAACCACGTCGGAGGACGACTATAACCAGACCACATTGTCCCCAAAATTCGGGATCTTGTACCAGCCGGTACCTGACAAAGTTTCCCTTTTTGCTAACTATCAGAATGGGTTTACTAACGTGGCACCTTCTCTTGTTGGAAATCCGGAAGACGGCCCGCAAACGATTAAAACATTCAGGCCTGAACAAGCAAACCAGCTTGAATTTGGTATCAAAACCAACATCATTAAAAATAAGCTGAATGCAACGATAAGTTATTATGATATTAAGGTAAAAGACCAGGTCATGACCGATCCTTCTTCACCTTTCAATAAAATCCAGGGAGGTGAGGTATACAGCAAAGGGTTTGAGCTTGAATTGAATGCAAATCCGGTAAAAGGCTTAAATATTAGAGCCGGGTACAGCAATAATAACAGCAAGCTTACCAAAACGGACAATCTGGAAGTACTGAACAAACGGCCCCTTGAAGCAGGTTCCAAAACTCTTTACAATTTCTGGGCAAACTATGAAGTACCCGGTGGAAAATTAGAAGGTTTTGGGCTCGGTTTGGGATGCAACGGCGCCAGCGAACGTTTTGCGATCAACTACGCATCAACCGGCGAGTTTCTGTTACCTGCATATACCGTAGCCAACGGATCCCTGTTTTTTCAGGGCGAAAACTATCGGATCGGGGTTAAAATAAATAATGCTTTTAACAAAGAATATTATAAAGGATGGTCTACCATTGCGCCTCAAACACCACGGGCCTTATTGGCGAATATCACATATAACTTCTAA
- a CDS encoding GntR family transcriptional regulator, which yields MKRNNSKYNLIINHVTDRIRSEEYLLGGRIPSINEFRNIYNLSRDTVFAGLQALIKKGIIASNHGVGYFITSTKIEAGHHIFLLFNEFNGFKEVLFKSFMDSMRDVATVDLYFHNYNRKVFETLINDANGKYTDYVIMSGKFQGIGPLLESLSGRVFLLDHFHFELKGRYSAVFQDFEKNTYEALVSGKELIRKYKRILMVQKEEKEPEERYDGLKAFCLEQNIGHDYIADTAGREIAIGELFIVVKDEDLAGLIKQAAIQKLSPGTDFGIISYNDTPLKEVLAGGITTLSTDFRLMGKTMAELIGTKAICTIENPWQLNIRRSL from the coding sequence ATGAAAAGAAATAATTCAAAATATAACCTGATTATCAATCACGTAACCGATCGCATTCGTTCCGAAGAGTATTTGCTGGGTGGCCGCATTCCGTCTATCAATGAATTCAGAAATATTTACAATTTGTCACGTGACACCGTATTTGCTGGTCTACAGGCATTGATCAAAAAAGGTATTATTGCTTCCAACCACGGTGTAGGCTATTTTATAACAAGCACTAAAATAGAGGCAGGGCATCATATATTTCTACTCTTTAACGAATTCAATGGGTTTAAAGAAGTGCTTTTCAAATCATTCATGGACTCGATGCGGGATGTCGCGACCGTTGATCTGTATTTTCATAACTACAACAGAAAAGTTTTTGAAACGCTGATAAATGACGCTAACGGGAAATACACGGATTATGTCATTATGTCCGGCAAGTTTCAGGGAATCGGCCCGTTACTTGAATCACTTTCAGGCCGTGTCTTTCTATTGGATCATTTTCACTTCGAACTGAAAGGTAGGTACTCAGCTGTATTTCAGGATTTTGAGAAAAATACTTATGAGGCGCTCGTATCAGGAAAAGAGCTGATCCGTAAATACAAACGGATTTTGATGGTGCAAAAAGAAGAAAAAGAACCTGAAGAAAGGTATGACGGTTTGAAAGCATTTTGCCTGGAACAAAATATCGGACATGATTATATAGCAGATACAGCAGGCCGGGAAATCGCAATTGGGGAGCTTTTTATAGTCGTAAAAGACGAAGACCTGGCCGGCCTCATCAAACAAGCCGCCATTCAAAAACTATCTCCGGGAACTGATTTTGGCATTATTTCATACAACGACACACCTTTAAAAGAAGTTTTGGCAGGAGGCATTACCACACTTTCCACCGATTTCAGGCTTATGGGAAAAACTATGGCCGAACTCATCGGCACCAAAGCTATTTGTACGATTGAAAATCCTTGGCAACTCAATATTCGCAGGTCGCTGTAA
- a CDS encoding beta-L-arabinofuranosidase domain-containing protein, giving the protein MGDLLKQHPDPALQARLDGYIDRIYAAQQADPSGYLNTYTDLMEPDHHWGDNGGFLRWQHDVYNAGMLIEAGVHYYNATGKTRLLEAATRYANYMSGLMGAPPKRNIVPAHSGPEEAMVKLYWLYRENPDLKKKLGVPVNEQAYFNLAKFWIENRGHHAGYPLWFTWGNDKSEQWIKDQKYREGAVTASTRPAWGDYAQDSIPVFQQKTIEGHAVRATLLATGITAAALENHEPAYMMTADRLWDNMAGRRMFVTGGVGAIHNDEKFGADYFLPTNAYLETCAAVGAGFFSQRMNELTADGKYMDEFERVLYNNVLTGVSLSGTQYTYQNPLNAHDHARWEWHSCPCCPPMFLKMVSALPDYIYASADNSLYVNMFIGSNADVELAGKHVAVAQETGYPWNGKISLKINPDKSALFVVHIRIPGWARGIENPYGLYLSDLKEPFTIRVNGAIQNVTIENGYAAISRTWKKGDRIKVELPMKPRIITANENVKDLKNMIALASGPVIYSLEGTDNANPDHIQLNKNVTLGLEFRKDLLNGINVITGTSKQNGREVGFTAIPYYAVGNREKKGYKVWIQKTAQIKVNTGKVQNRISPLIYGSNIEDVNHEIYGGFYDQRIFGESFEEPATGVDFSKWRRYTGFWTAKNGVVTVIPGRNTTSDVFMGGIHSLGVEPDHSAKLVYEPKEYSNGTFQTEMRFTGKGESGAFLLRVTNEGVGTDVFDGYEISLSRDGKKVALGKHMQNFKLLKEEAVNFNPDSWNVIKVKLSGPEITVALNGKNVLSYKDENVPLLKGKIGLRTWKSGLEFRNLFAEDNGNPDSLTLNLSENEHISYNWDVIHEKEVNATFNVDSTTSYNGKYSQVINFTNGTGRAGITNRGLNRWGIAIRGKQVFQGRLYLKAQKLKGTVYVALENADGSKTYAVEKINGISGSWKKFSFNLTSNTTDKNARLSIYINSKGKLWVDQVVLMGAGEDQFKGLPIRADIGNMLVKQGVTFLRYAGTMVNSPEYRFKNMIGDPDKRPPYRGHWNRYSTNGFGIEEFLQFCEATSITPCFTINIYETPQDMADMVEYLNGDVVMKWGAIRSKNGHPKPYGVKYIEIGNEEVLFNGDKKEAYEEYVARFNLLFDAMKQKDSTLKIIHSAWWRPASSNMEYVFKQLNGKADYWDLHVGGDDPKAGLETDKQITGMLRLMKQWDPETKMKIAVFEENGSKHGMQRALGHATNLNAIRRHGENVLTSSPANALQPYLQNDNDWDQGQIFFTPDQVWGMPPFYSQKMQAENHLPLLVESQVEGNLDVTAARSENGKILILHVVNTGTDPVNTDLDLSGFEGSKPEVEISMLAGDLTARNTPGQPEQYQPLISKVLHEGNENGMSYDFPAQSYTIMKFSR; this is encoded by the coding sequence ATTGGCGACCTCTTAAAACAACATCCTGACCCGGCTTTGCAGGCCAGGCTGGACGGTTACATTGACCGCATTTATGCAGCCCAGCAAGCAGATCCGAGCGGCTATCTCAACACCTATACTGATTTGATGGAGCCGGATCACCATTGGGGTGACAATGGCGGTTTCCTGCGTTGGCAACACGATGTTTATAATGCAGGAATGCTGATTGAAGCTGGTGTACACTACTACAATGCTACTGGTAAAACCAGGCTCCTGGAAGCTGCAACACGGTATGCCAATTACATGTCTGGCCTGATGGGTGCCCCGCCGAAACGTAATATTGTACCAGCACATTCCGGCCCGGAAGAAGCAATGGTGAAACTTTACTGGCTGTACAGGGAAAATCCGGATCTTAAGAAAAAGCTGGGCGTGCCAGTGAACGAGCAGGCTTATTTTAATCTGGCAAAATTCTGGATCGAAAACCGCGGACACCATGCAGGTTATCCGCTTTGGTTTACCTGGGGAAATGATAAGTCGGAGCAATGGATTAAAGATCAGAAATATAGGGAAGGCGCTGTAACGGCAAGCACACGTCCGGCGTGGGGTGATTATGCGCAGGATTCTATTCCAGTTTTTCAGCAAAAAACGATTGAAGGCCATGCCGTTCGCGCAACTTTACTAGCCACTGGTATTACCGCTGCGGCTCTGGAAAATCACGAACCAGCTTACATGATGACTGCGGACAGGCTTTGGGATAATATGGCGGGTCGGAGGATGTTTGTCACCGGCGGTGTTGGTGCGATCCACAATGACGAAAAATTTGGTGCGGATTACTTCCTGCCTACGAATGCATATCTCGAAACCTGCGCGGCCGTGGGTGCCGGGTTTTTTAGCCAGCGCATGAACGAGCTGACTGCGGACGGAAAATATATGGATGAGTTTGAACGTGTATTGTATAATAATGTCCTGACTGGGGTTTCGCTTTCCGGAACCCAATATACTTACCAAAATCCGCTGAATGCCCATGACCATGCGCGCTGGGAATGGCATTCCTGTCCGTGCTGCCCGCCCATGTTCCTGAAAATGGTTTCTGCATTGCCCGACTATATTTACGCTTCTGCTGATAACAGCCTATATGTGAACATGTTCATTGGAAGTAATGCCGACGTTGAGCTGGCGGGTAAGCATGTTGCGGTTGCACAGGAAACAGGTTATCCCTGGAACGGGAAAATCAGTTTAAAAATAAATCCTGATAAGTCCGCTTTATTCGTGGTGCATATCCGTATTCCGGGCTGGGCGCGTGGTATTGAAAACCCTTACGGCCTATACTTATCGGATTTAAAGGAACCTTTTACCATTCGTGTAAACGGAGCAATTCAAAATGTTACCATAGAAAATGGCTATGCCGCGATCAGCCGTACCTGGAAAAAAGGGGATAGGATAAAAGTGGAATTGCCAATGAAGCCGCGCATCATTACTGCCAACGAAAATGTGAAAGATTTGAAAAACATGATTGCCTTGGCTTCTGGTCCGGTAATTTACAGTTTAGAAGGAACAGACAATGCAAATCCTGACCATATTCAACTCAATAAGAATGTAACACTTGGTTTAGAATTTCGGAAGGATTTGCTGAATGGCATCAATGTGATTACAGGTACGTCAAAGCAAAATGGGAGAGAAGTTGGTTTTACGGCGATTCCGTATTATGCAGTTGGAAACCGTGAGAAGAAAGGGTACAAAGTCTGGATCCAAAAAACCGCCCAAATTAAGGTCAACACTGGTAAAGTTCAAAACAGGATCAGCCCGCTGATTTACGGATCAAATATCGAAGATGTGAACCACGAAATTTATGGTGGCTTTTACGATCAGCGGATTTTCGGGGAAAGTTTCGAAGAACCGGCAACCGGTGTGGATTTCAGCAAATGGAGAAGATACACAGGCTTTTGGACGGCAAAAAATGGTGTAGTGACCGTCATTCCGGGCAGAAATACAACCAGTGATGTTTTTATGGGAGGAATTCATTCGCTTGGCGTGGAACCCGATCACAGTGCCAAATTGGTTTACGAGCCAAAAGAATATTCAAACGGTACTTTTCAGACTGAAATGCGTTTTACAGGAAAAGGAGAAAGCGGAGCATTTTTATTACGTGTGACAAATGAAGGTGTAGGAACCGACGTTTTTGATGGTTATGAAATCAGTTTGAGCAGGGATGGAAAAAAAGTAGCGCTAGGTAAACACATGCAAAACTTTAAGCTGCTCAAAGAAGAAGCAGTTAATTTTAATCCCGATTCCTGGAATGTGATAAAAGTTAAGCTTTCAGGACCGGAAATTACAGTTGCTCTGAATGGGAAAAACGTGCTTTCATATAAAGATGAAAATGTGCCTTTGCTAAAAGGAAAGATCGGTTTGCGTACATGGAAGTCGGGATTGGAATTTCGTAATCTTTTTGCTGAGGATAACGGAAATCCAGATTCGCTGACATTAAATTTGTCTGAAAATGAGCATATTAGTTATAACTGGGATGTCATTCATGAAAAAGAAGTCAACGCAACTTTTAACGTGGACAGCACAACATCTTACAATGGAAAGTATTCACAGGTAATCAATTTTACTAACGGAACCGGCAGAGCAGGAATCACAAACAGAGGACTTAACCGATGGGGGATTGCAATACGCGGAAAACAGGTTTTTCAGGGCAGGTTATATTTGAAAGCTCAAAAATTAAAAGGTACTGTATATGTGGCATTGGAAAATGCAGACGGTAGTAAAACTTACGCCGTTGAAAAAATTAATGGCATTAGCGGCTCCTGGAAGAAATTTTCATTCAACCTGACATCAAACACAACAGACAAAAATGCAAGGCTTTCGATATACATTAATTCAAAAGGCAAACTTTGGGTTGACCAGGTTGTGTTGATGGGCGCCGGTGAAGATCAGTTCAAAGGCCTCCCGATCCGGGCCGACATTGGTAACATGCTGGTGAAGCAGGGGGTTACTTTCCTTCGTTATGCGGGTACAATGGTAAATTCTCCCGAATACCGTTTCAAGAATATGATCGGCGACCCGGATAAGCGTCCGCCTTACCGCGGTCATTGGAACCGGTACAGTACCAATGGATTTGGAATTGAAGAGTTCCTGCAATTTTGCGAAGCAACATCCATTACACCCTGCTTCACGATCAATATTTATGAAACACCTCAGGATATGGCTGATATGGTGGAATACCTGAATGGCGATGTTGTAATGAAGTGGGGTGCCATTCGGTCAAAAAATGGCCATCCGAAACCTTATGGTGTTAAATACATTGAAATTGGTAATGAAGAAGTACTTTTCAATGGTGATAAAAAGGAAGCATACGAGGAATATGTGGCACGTTTTAATTTGCTTTTTGACGCAATGAAACAAAAAGACAGTACACTTAAAATCATCCATTCTGCGTGGTGGCGACCGGCTTCTTCCAACATGGAATACGTTTTCAAGCAACTGAATGGAAAGGCTGATTATTGGGATTTGCACGTAGGAGGGGACGATCCGAAAGCAGGCCTTGAAACGGACAAACAAATAACCGGAATGCTACGACTAATGAAACAATGGGATCCGGAAACGAAAATGAAAATCGCGGTTTTTGAGGAAAACGGAAGTAAACATGGTATGCAACGAGCACTCGGCCATGCAACGAATCTCAACGCTATCAGAAGGCACGGCGAAAATGTACTGACTTCCAGTCCGGCCAATGCTTTACAACCTTATTTGCAAAACGACAACGACTGGGATCAGGGGCAGATATTTTTTACTCCGGATCAGGTTTGGGGTATGCCGCCATTTTATTCCCAGAAAATGCAGGCAGAAAATCATTTACCGTTACTGGTTGAAAGCCAGGTTGAGGGCAATCTGGACGTAACCGCGGCACGTAGTGAGAATGGGAAAATCCTGATATTACATGTGGTCAATACCGGGACGGATCCTGTTAATACGGACTTAGATTTAAGCGGATTTGAAGGTAGTAAACCAGAAGTAGAAATTTCCATGCTTGCGGGTGATCTGACTGCACGAAATACACCCGGCCAACCGGAACAATACCAGCCGCTAATCTCTAAAGTATTGCATGAAGGGAATGAAAACGGAATGTCTTACGATTTTCCTGCACAATCTTACACCATTATGAAATTCAGCAGATGA
- a CDS encoding NAD(P)-dependent alcohol dehydrogenase codes for MIETKAYAAQTPTTDLAPWTFERREVGPHDVQFDILFCGVCHSDLHQIKDEWFPGIFPMVPGHEIVGRVIKVGDHVKKFKVGDLAGTGCMVDSCQECENCRKDLEQYCLEGNTQTYNSYERDGKTPTYGGYSNTIVVREEFVLHVSEKLNLAAVAPLLCAGITTYSPLRHWKVGKGHKLAVLGLGGLGHMGVKFGVAFGAEVTVLSTSAKKEEDARKLGAHHFVVTTDEAQVKAAIGTFDFILDTVSAEHDFNMYLSLLRTDGTLICVGVPPKPAEISAFSLLGGRKSIGGSGIGGIAETQEMLDFCAEHDIVSEIEMIDIKDIQTAYERMVKGDVRYRFVIDMATL; via the coding sequence ATGATAGAAACAAAGGCATATGCTGCGCAAACACCAACCACTGATTTAGCTCCCTGGACTTTTGAGCGCCGGGAAGTTGGTCCTCATGATGTACAGTTTGATATTTTATTTTGCGGTGTTTGTCACTCGGATTTGCATCAGATCAAAGATGAATGGTTTCCGGGTATATTTCCGATGGTACCGGGCCACGAAATTGTAGGCCGGGTTATTAAAGTCGGAGACCATGTAAAGAAATTTAAAGTGGGAGATCTGGCCGGAACAGGTTGTATGGTCGACTCTTGCCAGGAGTGCGAAAATTGCAGGAAAGATCTTGAACAGTATTGTTTGGAAGGTAATACACAGACTTACAACAGTTATGAACGTGATGGTAAAACACCTACCTATGGAGGTTACTCAAATACTATTGTTGTAAGAGAAGAGTTTGTATTACATGTGTCTGAAAAATTAAACCTGGCTGCTGTTGCGCCTTTATTATGTGCGGGCATCACTACTTATTCTCCTCTAAGACATTGGAAAGTAGGAAAAGGGCATAAACTGGCGGTTTTGGGTCTTGGCGGCTTAGGCCATATGGGCGTTAAGTTCGGAGTAGCTTTCGGCGCAGAAGTAACTGTATTGAGCACATCGGCTAAAAAAGAAGAAGATGCAAGGAAACTTGGCGCCCACCATTTTGTTGTAACCACCGACGAAGCCCAGGTAAAGGCTGCCATTGGCACATTTGATTTTATACTGGATACAGTTTCTGCTGAGCACGACTTTAACATGTACTTATCATTGTTAAGGACAGATGGTACGCTGATCTGCGTTGGTGTTCCGCCTAAACCGGCAGAAATTTCAGCGTTCAGTTTATTGGGAGGCCGGAAAAGTATAGGAGGTTCCGGTATTGGCGGTATTGCCGAAACTCAGGAAATGCTTGATTTTTGTGCTGAGCACGATATCGTTTCTGAGATAGAGATGATTGATATAAAAGACATCCAAACTGCCTACGAGCGTATGGTTAAAGGCGATGTTCGTTACAGGTTTGTCATTGACATGGCAACGCTGTAA
- a CDS encoding glucose 1-dehydrogenase — MKKLENKLALITGGNSGFGYATAKEFIAQGAKVIITGRRKDAIEKAAQKIGAIAFVADQANLDDTELLSREIEKRFGKLDILFINAGITGSLGPIEKASVENFDNVMNINFRGAYFTLSKFIPLLNNGASVVVLSSIVASTYKPDTSIYQASKAALNSITKTAAAELAHRKIRVNLVSPGPHKTDVMKKAGLNESELNGITERLINAIPLKEMGNPEDVAKLVAYLCNDAASFITGAEIVVDGGMTL; from the coding sequence ATGAAAAAATTAGAAAACAAACTGGCTTTGATCACAGGAGGAAACAGTGGCTTTGGGTACGCCACAGCCAAAGAATTCATTGCACAAGGTGCCAAAGTCATCATCACTGGCAGGCGCAAAGATGCCATTGAAAAAGCAGCACAGAAAATCGGGGCAATTGCTTTTGTTGCAGATCAGGCAAATCTGGATGACACGGAATTGTTAAGCCGGGAAATAGAAAAACGATTCGGAAAACTGGACATACTATTTATTAATGCCGGGATCACAGGCTCGCTCGGCCCGATAGAAAAAGCAAGTGTCGAAAATTTTGATAATGTCATGAACATCAATTTTCGGGGTGCGTATTTTACATTGAGCAAATTTATTCCATTACTGAACAACGGTGCATCTGTGGTTGTGCTGTCATCCATTGTGGCCTCTACTTACAAGCCTGACACATCAATTTATCAGGCGAGTAAGGCCGCTCTAAACTCCATTACAAAAACTGCCGCCGCAGAACTGGCTCACCGGAAAATAAGGGTAAATCTCGTAAGCCCGGGTCCTCACAAAACTGACGTTATGAAAAAAGCGGGTTTGAACGAATCTGAATTGAATGGCATTACAGAAAGGCTGATCAATGCGATCCCTTTAAAAGAAATGGGCAATCCGGAAGACGTTGCAAAACTTGTTGCCTACTTATGCAATGATGCCGCGTCGTTTATTACAGGTGCTGAGATAGTTGTCGATGGAGGAATGACGTTATAA
- a CDS encoding AraC family transcriptional regulator produces the protein MNISKELLFFFSILGAFNGLLLSLYFFFFTRKKYLVNYFLGALLFALSIRTGKSVFLYFDGKLPKIYLQIGLSACFFIGPFLYAFVSSAVKSIEKLPRSWFSGFIALLSVTLAVGIAFPYSEFPLLWNDYIAGVIYFQWFIFILVSGFVVRDLIGKLFVRAYKMKASELWVFVIFLANVFIFLLYFSALIRAPFAPYISGAIAFSLMLYLIGSILFYRNKTDELFLMNAVRSNVKKLNESDTQLWLEKLNRIMHEKTVFTNPDLKLSDLSKEIQISTHQMSQLLNEELGKNFATYVNEFRVEEACRILSTDYRFTLETIGYEVGFNSKSTFFTAFKKFKGVTPAAYQQSQIQPTASKKGLNL, from the coding sequence ATGAATATCAGCAAAGAACTTTTATTCTTTTTCAGTATTTTAGGCGCTTTTAACGGGCTCTTACTCAGCCTGTATTTTTTCTTTTTTACCCGAAAAAAATACCTAGTTAATTATTTTCTGGGTGCTTTGCTTTTTGCATTAAGCATACGTACCGGCAAATCTGTTTTTCTCTATTTTGACGGTAAACTACCTAAAATTTATTTGCAGATCGGACTCTCTGCCTGCTTTTTTATTGGGCCTTTTTTGTATGCATTTGTTTCTTCTGCAGTAAAATCGATTGAGAAACTTCCCCGAAGCTGGTTTTCTGGTTTCATTGCTTTACTTTCAGTAACACTTGCGGTTGGTATAGCTTTCCCTTATTCAGAATTTCCGCTGCTCTGGAATGACTATATCGCCGGGGTTATTTATTTTCAGTGGTTTATCTTTATTCTTGTCTCAGGTTTTGTGGTGAGAGATTTGATCGGCAAACTATTTGTCCGTGCTTATAAAATGAAGGCTTCTGAGCTGTGGGTTTTCGTTATTTTCCTTGCCAATGTCTTTATTTTCCTCCTTTATTTCTCAGCATTGATCCGGGCACCGTTTGCCCCTTACATCAGCGGTGCCATTGCATTTTCGCTAATGCTTTATCTGATTGGTTCCATACTTTTTTACCGCAACAAAACTGATGAGCTTTTCTTAATGAATGCTGTCAGGTCAAATGTTAAAAAACTAAACGAGTCCGATACGCAGCTATGGCTCGAAAAGCTGAACAGAATAATGCATGAGAAAACAGTTTTTACAAATCCTGATTTGAAACTGAGCGACCTGTCAAAAGAAATACAGATATCCACGCATCAGATGTCACAACTTTTGAACGAGGAGCTAGGTAAAAACTTTGCAACCTATGTAAACGAGTTTCGGGTTGAAGAAGCTTGCCGGATTCTTTCAACTGATTATAGGTTTACGCTGGAAACTATTGGTTATGAGGTTGGATTTAACTCTAAATCAACATTTTTCACAGCTTTCAAGAAATTTAAGGGAGTAACACCAGCCGCTTACCAGCAAAGCCAAATACAGCCAACGGCATCAAAAAAAGGTTTGAATTTATAA
- a CDS encoding nuclear transport factor 2 family protein, which translates to MPAQFTDLIKKAYSAFNERDIDKALSTMQPNVQWSKAWEGGYISGHDEIKQYWTRQWTEINPTVEPTGFNERQNGSLEVNVHQKVRDLQGNSIFDGLVKHIYTFGDGLIKTMDIELADNI; encoded by the coding sequence ATGCCCGCTCAATTTACAGATCTAATTAAAAAAGCATATTCCGCTTTCAATGAAAGAGATATTGACAAAGCATTATCAACTATGCAACCAAATGTGCAGTGGTCGAAGGCGTGGGAAGGCGGTTATATAAGCGGACACGATGAAATAAAACAATATTGGACCAGACAATGGACTGAGATAAATCCAACTGTTGAACCAACCGGTTTTAATGAAAGACAGAATGGAAGTTTAGAGGTGAACGTTCATCAGAAAGTAAGGGATTTACAGGGTAATTCAATATTTGATGGGCTTGTAAAGCATATTTACACCTTCGGGGATGGTTTAATAAAAACGATGGATATTGAATTGGCAGATAATATTTAA